From one Dermacentor andersoni chromosome 1, qqDerAnde1_hic_scaffold, whole genome shotgun sequence genomic stretch:
- the aqz gene encoding proline-rich nuclear receptor coactivator 2 A, with product MATRVGQAVGPVAFGPLPRRRDQPAGSGARLVLRNNVVPPKKTLKAASPPTTKNSGRFPLFSKSASSSPPLGHYAGPKFSEPPSPAALPRPPVHWMSCGALQAASPEVCLEMTNQLKTLLKVNA from the coding sequence CGGTCGCGTTCGGTCCCTTGCCACGTCGCCGTGACCAGCCAGCTGGCAGCGGCGCACGCCTTGTGCTGCGAAACAATGTAGTGCCTCcaaaaaaaacattgaaagcaGCGTCACCGCCGACAACCAAAAACTCTGGCCGCTTTCCATTGTTCAGTAAGAGCGCTTCGTCATCGCCTCCTTTGGGACACTACGCTGGCCCGAAGTTCAGCGAGCCACCTTCCCCGGCCGCTTTGCCACGACCGCCAGTTCACTGGATGTCTTGCGGCGCCTTGCAAGCCGCCTCACCCGAGGTCTGCCTCGAAATGACCAACCAGCTGAAGACACTCCTCAAAGTGAATGCTTGA